A stretch of Mesorhizobium sp. M2A.F.Ca.ET.046.03.2.1 DNA encodes these proteins:
- a CDS encoding polysaccharide biosynthesis/export family protein, with amino-acid sequence MKSTASLFRALLALSLLTGCSSYRPTPAAFHEVLDQPYRLGAGDRVRVTVFEQDGLTNTYSVDQSGYLSFPLVGAVPARGHTAQQLEKEIADKLRQGYLRDPDVSVEIDRYRPIFVMGEVGAAGQYSYVPGLTVQKAVAIAGGFTPRANQESVDITRDINGKVMTGRVLTSDPLLPGDTVYVRERLF; translated from the coding sequence ATGAAAAGCACTGCTTCCCTCTTTCGCGCTTTGCTTGCCCTGTCGCTGCTGACCGGCTGCTCGAGCTATCGCCCGACGCCCGCCGCCTTCCATGAAGTGCTCGACCAGCCCTACCGTCTCGGCGCAGGCGACCGGGTCCGTGTCACGGTGTTCGAGCAGGACGGGTTGACCAACACCTACAGCGTAGACCAGTCCGGCTACCTCTCCTTCCCGCTGGTCGGTGCCGTGCCGGCGCGCGGCCACACCGCGCAGCAGTTGGAAAAGGAGATCGCCGACAAATTGCGCCAGGGCTATCTGCGCGATCCCGACGTTTCGGTAGAGATCGACCGTTACCGGCCGATCTTCGTGATGGGCGAAGTGGGCGCTGCCGGCCAGTATTCCTATGTGCCGGGGCTCACCGTGCAAAAGGCGGTCGCCATTGCCGGCGGCTTCACGCCGCGCGCCAATCAGGAGAGCGTCGACATCACCCGCGACATCAACGGCAAGGTGATGACCGGACGGGTGCTTACATCCGATCCGCTCCTGCCCGGCGACACCGTCTACGTTCGCGAACGCCTGTTCTGA